A single Oryzias melastigma strain HK-1 linkage group LG24, ASM292280v2, whole genome shotgun sequence DNA region contains:
- the ngs gene encoding notochord granular surface isoform X1, which translates to MSRSPERMSSYRRCFEDNITSTSRLRVSSPSPTRGENRHRSASFNRSGGWKLGGHRALTKQRLTSSSSMGVLCVGPSMEPGNKMDLDVAAAENQAFKLTRTNERQEMVVLNDRLTAYIEKVRSLESKNNLLEAEIEALKSSFERTSSLRQLYASQLKELNREAEQMREQRDSSLADKEAKLSQLDVLKAKYYEALDARKEKEVDIETLRPDVDKSTSARIKLEKQQENLEVELAFQQRVHKEEIEELMQQIYASSSKTDLTFDLPDLSSALMQIQSQYDSIAAKNLQEMDTWYKTKFHDMGHASTKHAESVRALREEIAGYRKDILNKERDLDFQKMRNEFLETQICEAKEKNKTEEENLQDQAESMNSDLKLTKEKVALLMREYQDLLNAKMALEIEITTYRKLIEGEDGRLSTVVGRLSLTDGLNTTFSPDTPALTGTLKLTEGHKETGGSSNETAAASGQLVADSKGTSHDQACAVCERKTLLIRKVKTDEDTYVSNTKQCTITISGAAEDTDEE; encoded by the exons ATGAGCCGAAGCCCAGAGAGGATGTCCTCATACCGCCGTTGTTTTGAGGACAACATCACCTCAACATCCCGCCTCCGGGTGTCCAGCCCTTCTCCCACCCGAGGAGAGAACCGCCACCGCTCAGCCAGCTTCAACCGAAGTGGCGGGTGGAAGTTGGGGGGCCACAGAGCGCTCACCAAGCAACGACTGACCAG CAGTTCTAGTATGGGGGTCCTTTGTGTGGGTCCGTCCATGGAACCTGGGAATAAGATGGATCTGGACGTGGCTGCAGCAGAAAACCAGGCCTTCAAATTGACACGCACCAACGAGAGGCAGGAAATGGTCGTTCTCAATGATCGTCTGACCGCTTATATTGAAAAG GTTCGATCCTTGGAGTCAAAGAACAACCTGTTGGAGGCCGAGATTGAGGCCTTGAAGAGCTCCTTTGAACGAACCTCCAGCCTGAGGCAGCTCTACGCGTCTCAGCTGAAGGAGCTCAACAGGGAGGCCGAGCAAATGAGAGAGCAGAGG GATTCGTCCTTGGCAGATAAGGAGGCAAAGTTGAGCCAGCTGGATGTGCTGAAGGCCAAATATTATGAAGCTCTGGATGCCAGGAAGGAAAAAGAGGTCGACATCGAGACTTTACGTCCT GATGTGGATAAATCAACCTCAGCTCGGATTAAACTGGAGAAGCAGCAGGAAAACCTGGAAGTTGAACTGGCATTCCAGCAGCGAGTCCACAAGGAG GAAATCGAGGAGCTGATGCAGCAGATCTATGCATCCTCCTCCAAGACGgacctgacctttgacctcccgGATCTTTCTTCGGCTCTCATGCAGATTCAGTCGCAGTACGACAGCATTGCTGCCAAAAATCTGCAG GAAATGGATACCTGGTACAAAACAAAGTTTCATGACATGGGTCATGCCTCTACTAAACACGCTGAAAGTGTCCGAGCATTGAGAGAAGAAATTGCAGGCTACAGGAAGGAC ATCCTGAACAAAGAGCGCGACTTGGACTTTCAAAAAATGAGGAATGAGTTCTTGGAGACTCAAATCTGtgaagcaaaagagaaaaacaagacgGAAGAGGAGAACTTACAG GATCAAGCGGAGTCGATGAATTCGGACCTGAAGCTCACCAAGGAGAAGGTGGCTCTGCTGATGCGGGAATACCAAGACCTGCTGAACGCTAAGATGGCTTTGGAGATAGAAATCACCACATACAG GAAACTGATCGAAGGGGAAGACGGTCGCCTCAGCACCGTGGTTGGAAGGCTGAGCCTGACCGACGGCTTGAACACGACGTTTTCCCCGGATACACCAGCCCTCACCGGTACTCTAAAGCTCACAGAAGGTCACAAAGAAACAGGCGGAAGCAGCAATGAGACGGCTGCAGCTTCTGGACAGTTAGTGGCCGATTCTAAAGGAACGTCACATGATCAGGCATGTGCCGTGTGCGAGAGGAAGACGCTCCTCATCAG GAAGGTTAAGACAGACGAGGACACGTATGTGAGCAACACTAAGCAGTGCACCATCACCATTTCTGGAGCAGCTGAAGACACAGACGAGGAGTAA
- the ngs gene encoding notochord granular surface isoform X2, with protein MSRSPERMSSYRRCFEDNITSTSRLRVSSPSPTRGENRHRSASFNRSGGWKLGGHRALTKQRLTSSSMGVLCVGPSMEPGNKMDLDVAAAENQAFKLTRTNERQEMVVLNDRLTAYIEKVRSLESKNNLLEAEIEALKSSFERTSSLRQLYASQLKELNREAEQMREQRDSSLADKEAKLSQLDVLKAKYYEALDARKEKEVDIETLRPDVDKSTSARIKLEKQQENLEVELAFQQRVHKEEIEELMQQIYASSSKTDLTFDLPDLSSALMQIQSQYDSIAAKNLQEMDTWYKTKFHDMGHASTKHAESVRALREEIAGYRKDILNKERDLDFQKMRNEFLETQICEAKEKNKTEEENLQDQAESMNSDLKLTKEKVALLMREYQDLLNAKMALEIEITTYRKLIEGEDGRLSTVVGRLSLTDGLNTTFSPDTPALTGTLKLTEGHKETGGSSNETAAASGQLVADSKGTSHDQACAVCERKTLLIRKVKTDEDTYVSNTKQCTITISGAAEDTDEE; from the exons ATGAGCCGAAGCCCAGAGAGGATGTCCTCATACCGCCGTTGTTTTGAGGACAACATCACCTCAACATCCCGCCTCCGGGTGTCCAGCCCTTCTCCCACCCGAGGAGAGAACCGCCACCGCTCAGCCAGCTTCAACCGAAGTGGCGGGTGGAAGTTGGGGGGCCACAGAGCGCTCACCAAGCAACGACTGACCAG TTCTAGTATGGGGGTCCTTTGTGTGGGTCCGTCCATGGAACCTGGGAATAAGATGGATCTGGACGTGGCTGCAGCAGAAAACCAGGCCTTCAAATTGACACGCACCAACGAGAGGCAGGAAATGGTCGTTCTCAATGATCGTCTGACCGCTTATATTGAAAAG GTTCGATCCTTGGAGTCAAAGAACAACCTGTTGGAGGCCGAGATTGAGGCCTTGAAGAGCTCCTTTGAACGAACCTCCAGCCTGAGGCAGCTCTACGCGTCTCAGCTGAAGGAGCTCAACAGGGAGGCCGAGCAAATGAGAGAGCAGAGG GATTCGTCCTTGGCAGATAAGGAGGCAAAGTTGAGCCAGCTGGATGTGCTGAAGGCCAAATATTATGAAGCTCTGGATGCCAGGAAGGAAAAAGAGGTCGACATCGAGACTTTACGTCCT GATGTGGATAAATCAACCTCAGCTCGGATTAAACTGGAGAAGCAGCAGGAAAACCTGGAAGTTGAACTGGCATTCCAGCAGCGAGTCCACAAGGAG GAAATCGAGGAGCTGATGCAGCAGATCTATGCATCCTCCTCCAAGACGgacctgacctttgacctcccgGATCTTTCTTCGGCTCTCATGCAGATTCAGTCGCAGTACGACAGCATTGCTGCCAAAAATCTGCAG GAAATGGATACCTGGTACAAAACAAAGTTTCATGACATGGGTCATGCCTCTACTAAACACGCTGAAAGTGTCCGAGCATTGAGAGAAGAAATTGCAGGCTACAGGAAGGAC ATCCTGAACAAAGAGCGCGACTTGGACTTTCAAAAAATGAGGAATGAGTTCTTGGAGACTCAAATCTGtgaagcaaaagagaaaaacaagacgGAAGAGGAGAACTTACAG GATCAAGCGGAGTCGATGAATTCGGACCTGAAGCTCACCAAGGAGAAGGTGGCTCTGCTGATGCGGGAATACCAAGACCTGCTGAACGCTAAGATGGCTTTGGAGATAGAAATCACCACATACAG GAAACTGATCGAAGGGGAAGACGGTCGCCTCAGCACCGTGGTTGGAAGGCTGAGCCTGACCGACGGCTTGAACACGACGTTTTCCCCGGATACACCAGCCCTCACCGGTACTCTAAAGCTCACAGAAGGTCACAAAGAAACAGGCGGAAGCAGCAATGAGACGGCTGCAGCTTCTGGACAGTTAGTGGCCGATTCTAAAGGAACGTCACATGATCAGGCATGTGCCGTGTGCGAGAGGAAGACGCTCCTCATCAG GAAGGTTAAGACAGACGAGGACACGTATGTGAGCAACACTAAGCAGTGCACCATCACCATTTCTGGAGCAGCTGAAGACACAGACGAGGAGTAA
- the pgm3 gene encoding phosphoacetylglucosamine mutase, with translation MMAQFEEVSKQSSLHPKPAGLVLQYGTAGFRTNSKHLDHIMFRMGLLAVLRSKKTKATIGIMVTASHNPEEDNGVKLVDPMGEMLAAAWESYATMLANAEQEELISALNEIIEKEEIDKSQEASVFVGKDTRSSSASLSQAVLDGVHALGGHSKDYGLVTTPQLHYMVCCKNTQGKYGDATVEGYYKKLCQAFTQLIGNASNRTDDQKHLCVDGANGIGALKLREMMTHLNKGLQVTIFNDGSKGKLNHQCGADFVKVQQKPPTGIQVNPGDRCCSFDGDADRIVYYFTDSQQVFHLLDGDKIATLISTFLKELLIQAGLNLRIAVVQTAYANGSSTHYLENTMNVTVRCTKTGVKHLHHAALEFDVGVYFEANGHGTVLFSKAAEDQIQQLAQDSSSIDDERKRAALMLQSTVNVINQTVGDALSDMLLIEAILAIKGMTVEQWDRIYTDLPNRQLKVKVSDRRVIDTTDAERRAVSPAGLQDAIDGLVKNYRNARSFVRPSGTEDVVRVYAEADTQESADALAHDVSLAVYRRAGGVGEEPKPLHSQT, from the exons a TGATGGCTCAGTTTGAGGAGGTGTCAAAGCAGTCCAGTCTCCATCCAAAGCCTGCAGGTTTGGTTTTACAGTATGGAACCGCCGGCTTCAGAACCAATTCTAAACACTTGGACCACATAATGTTTCGAATGGGCTTGCTGGCTGTGCTGCGGTCCAAGAAAACTAAAGCTACCATTGGAATCATGGTTACTGCGTCACACAACCCCGAG GAGGACAATGGGGTGAAGCTGGTTGACCCCATGGGGGAAATGTTGGCTGCAGCATGGGAGAGCTACGCCACCATGCTAGCTAATGCTGAACAAGAAGAGTTGATCTCCGCCTTGAATGAGAttatagaaaaagaagagattGACAAGAGCCAGGAGGCTTCTGTGTTTGTTGGAAAGGACACCAG gagcagcagtgCCAGTCTTTCACAAGCAGTTTTGGATGGAGTTCATGCTCTTGGTGGTCACAGTAAAG ATTATGGCTTGGTAACAACCCCGCAGCTGCACTACATGGTctgctgcaaaaacacacaggGGAAATACGGAGATGCTACAGTGGAAGGATACTACAAAAAACTCTGCCAAGCCTTCACTCAGCTTATTGGGAAT GCATCCAACCGCACAGACGATCAGAAGCACCTCTGTGTAGATGGTGCTAATGGTATCGGGGCTTTGAAGCTGCGCGAGATGATGACTCATCTCAACAAAGGCCTCCAAGTGACCATTTTCAACGACGGCAGCAAAGGAAAGCTAAACCACCAGTGCGGAGCAGACTTTGTTAAAGTGCAGCAAAAACCTCCCACAG gCATTCAGGTTAACCCTGGAGATCGCTGCTGCTCCTTTGACGGTGATGCTGACCGGATCGTTTATTACTTCACTGATTCCCAGCAAGTGTTTCACCTTCTGGACGGAGACAAGATTGCGACTCTAATCAGCACTTTTCTGAAAGAGCTGCTCATTCAG GCAGGTTTGAACTTGAGGATTGCGGTGGTGCAAACTGCCTATGCAAATGGGAGCTCAACACACTACCTGGAGAACACCATGAAC GTAACGGTAAGATGCACTAAGACAGGAGTGAAGCATCTTCATCACGCAGCTCTGGAGTTTGACGTTGGCGTTTACTTTGAGGCAAATGGCCACGGAACT GTGCTGTTCAGCAAGGCAGCCGAGGACCAAATCCAGCAGCTGGCTCAGGACAGCAGCAGCATCGATGACGAGAGGAAGAGAGCCGCTCTCATGCTGCAGAGTACCGTCAACGTCATCAACCAG ACAGTTGGAGATGCTCTTTCTGACATGCTGCTGATTGAGGCCATTCTAGCCATCAAAGGGATGACGGTGGAGCAGTGGGACAGGATCTACACGGATCTGCCAAACAGGCAACTCAAAGTCAAG GTGTCTGACCGCCGGGTAATAGACACCACAGACGCTGAGAGAAGGGCGGTGAGCCCAGCAGGCCTGCAGGACGCCATCGACGGCCTGGTGAAGAACTACAGAAACGCTCGCTCTTTTGTCAGGCCGTCTGGGACGGAGGATGTGGTGAGAGTCTACGCAGAGGCGGACACGCAG GAGAGTGCCGACGCTCTGGCTCATGACGTCAGCCTTGCAGTTTATCGCCGTGCGGGCGGGGTGGGCGAGGAACCCAAACCACTTCATTCACAAACTTAA